Proteins encoded together in one Coffea arabica cultivar ET-39 chromosome 2c, Coffea Arabica ET-39 HiFi, whole genome shotgun sequence window:
- the LOC113724760 gene encoding inositol-tetrakisphosphate 1-kinase 1 isoform X1 — MDCRPSPTAAAGAEAPPPTTYRIGYALSPKKVESFIQPSLLNLAKQRHIHLLPIDLHKPLSHQGPFDCLLHKLSGPDWTQQLRHFSSLHPDVPIIDPPDAVLRLHDRLSMLQVVRDLHLPEPIDESDSSSSSSCSFGIPHQVLVPDPQHLREQGLPSPLEFPVIAKPLLADGTASSHQMSLVFNHQGLKQLEEEEEEAPFVLQEFVNHGGVVFKVYVVGDYVQCVKRRSLPDILMDDDKALGRLGASHHNLLTFSQISNLAAAAPPSSSSFKNNDEQQLQEEEEEEAAQMPPVSFLARLAKALRNALGLHLFNFDVIRDGRFGNRSTKEVLRLMVGIGPVGY, encoded by the exons ATGGATTGTCGTCCATCGCCTACCGCAGCCGCAGGAGCAGAAGCACCGCCACCAACAACATATCGCATAGGCTACGCGCTTTCACCAAAGAAAGTGGAAAGCTTCATCCAGCCCTCTCTCCTCAATCTCGCCAAACAACGCCACATCCATCTCCTTCCAATCGACCTCCACAAGCCCTTATCCCACCAGGGCCCTTTTGATTGCCTCCTTCACAAGTTATCCGGCCCCGACTGGACTCAACAGCTCCGCCACTTCTCTTCCCTCCACCCTGACGTCCCCATCATCGACCCTCCCGACGCCGTCCTCCGCCTCCACGATCGCCTTTCCATGCTTCAAGTCGTCCGCGACTTACACCTACCGGAACCAATCGACGAATCcgactcctcttcttcttcttcttgctcTTTCGGAATCCCTCACCAGGTATTGGTCCCAGATCCCCAACATCTCCGAGAACAGGGATTGCCTAGCCCCCTCGAGTTTCCGGTGATCGCGAAGCCCTTGCTCGCTGACGGGACCGCCAGCTCTCACCAGATGTCTTTGGTCTTCAATCACCAAGGATTGAAGCAAttagaggaggaggaggaggaggcgcCATTTGTACTGCAGGAGTTTGTGAACCACGGCGGCGTCGTCTTCAAAGTCTATGTTGTTGGGGACTACGTGCAATGTGTCAAACGGAGGTCCTTACCAGACATCCTCATGGACGACGACAAAGCATTGGGAAGATTGGGGGCCTCCCACCACAATTTGTTGACCTTTTCCCAGATTTCAAATCTCGCCGCCGCCGCCCCCCCTTCTTCTTCGTCTTTTAAGAATAACGATGAGCAGCAGCtgcaggaggaggaggaggaggaggcagCCCAAATGCCTCCGGTGAGTTTCCTTGCTCGCTTGGCCAAGGCCTTGAGGAATGCCTTGGGCTTGCATCTCTTCAACTTCGACGTAATCAGGGACGGTCGGTTTGGGAATCG GTCGACAAAAGAAGTGCTGCGACTAATGGTTGGAATTGGTCCCGTCGGATACTAG
- the LOC113724760 gene encoding inositol-tetrakisphosphate 1-kinase 1 isoform X2, with translation MDCRPSPTAAAGAEAPPPTTYRIGYALSPKKVESFIQPSLLNLAKQRHIHLLPIDLHKPLSHQGPFDCLLHKLSGPDWTQQLRHFSSLHPDVPIIDPPDAVLRLHDRLSMLQVVRDLHLPEPIDESDSSSSSSCSFGIPHQVLVPDPQHLREQGLPSPLEFPVIAKPLLADGTASSHQMSLVFNHQGLKQLEEEEEEAPFVLQEFVNHGGVVFKVYVVGDYVQCVKRRSLPDILMDDDKALGRLGASHHNLLTFSQISNLAAAAPPSSSSFKNNDEQQLQEEEEEEAAQMPPVDKRSAATNGWNWSRRILVLGRTAHANEHYYYK, from the exons ATGGATTGTCGTCCATCGCCTACCGCAGCCGCAGGAGCAGAAGCACCGCCACCAACAACATATCGCATAGGCTACGCGCTTTCACCAAAGAAAGTGGAAAGCTTCATCCAGCCCTCTCTCCTCAATCTCGCCAAACAACGCCACATCCATCTCCTTCCAATCGACCTCCACAAGCCCTTATCCCACCAGGGCCCTTTTGATTGCCTCCTTCACAAGTTATCCGGCCCCGACTGGACTCAACAGCTCCGCCACTTCTCTTCCCTCCACCCTGACGTCCCCATCATCGACCCTCCCGACGCCGTCCTCCGCCTCCACGATCGCCTTTCCATGCTTCAAGTCGTCCGCGACTTACACCTACCGGAACCAATCGACGAATCcgactcctcttcttcttcttcttgctcTTTCGGAATCCCTCACCAGGTATTGGTCCCAGATCCCCAACATCTCCGAGAACAGGGATTGCCTAGCCCCCTCGAGTTTCCGGTGATCGCGAAGCCCTTGCTCGCTGACGGGACCGCCAGCTCTCACCAGATGTCTTTGGTCTTCAATCACCAAGGATTGAAGCAAttagaggaggaggaggaggaggcgcCATTTGTACTGCAGGAGTTTGTGAACCACGGCGGCGTCGTCTTCAAAGTCTATGTTGTTGGGGACTACGTGCAATGTGTCAAACGGAGGTCCTTACCAGACATCCTCATGGACGACGACAAAGCATTGGGAAGATTGGGGGCCTCCCACCACAATTTGTTGACCTTTTCCCAGATTTCAAATCTCGCCGCCGCCGCCCCCCCTTCTTCTTCGTCTTTTAAGAATAACGATGAGCAGCAGCtgcaggaggaggaggaggaggaggcagCCCAAATGCCTCCG GTCGACAAAAGAAGTGCTGCGACTAATGGTTGGAATTGGTCCCGTCGGATACTAGTGCTCGGAAGAACAGCCCACGCAAATGAgcattattattataagtaa
- the LOC113724762 gene encoding histone acetyltransferase MCC1-like produces MLKLKGSHHPVISYRPIRPSDLEVLERIHCDLFPIRYETEFFHNVVHGRDIVSWGAVDRNRPNGHSDELIGFLTARIVMAKDSEVEDLLRFDSSKSDQTLVYILTLGVVDSYRNFGIASSLIREAIKYAASISNCRAVYLHVISYNNPAIHLYKKMSFQCVRRLHAFYFINGQHYDSYLFIYYVNGGRSPCSPLELVMLLVTYAKSGFKLAASRLWRNEDRKISKWAKCKESGSLLPTMQNKRIVIADSGAGGGCQFV; encoded by the exons ATGCTAAAACTCAAAGGCTCCCACCATCCAGTAATATCTTACAGGCCTATTCGACCATCTGATTTGGAGGTCCTTGAGAGGATCCATTGTGATCTATTTCCTATCAG GTATGAGACCGAGTTCTTCCATAATGTCGTTCATGGCCGCGATATTGTTTCTTGGGGAGCTGTCGATCGTAATCGGCCCAATGGTCACAGTGATGAACTTATAGGATTTCTTACAGCGAGGATTGTTATGGCTAAAGACAGCGAG GTTGAAGATTTGCTCAGGTTTGACTCATCAAAATCAGACCAGACACTGGTTTATATCTTGACTCTGGGAGTGGTAGATTCTTACAGAAATTTTGGCATCG CCAGTTCCCTAATTCGTGAGGCTATCAAATATGCTGCTAGCATCTCAAATTGCCGAGCAGTTTACCTACACGTCATTTCATATAACAACCCTGCCATCCATCTGTACAAGAAAATGTCCTTTCAGTGTGTAAGAAGGTTGCATGCTTTTTATTTCATCAACGGCCAGCACTATGACTCTTACTTGTTCATCTACTATGTCAATGGTGGTCGATCTCCTTGCTCGCCGCT AGAGCTTGTCATGCTTCTCGTGACTTATGCAAAGAGTGGATTTAAGTTGGCTGCCTCTAGGCTATGGAGGAATGAAGACAGAAAGATTTCAAAGTGGGCCAAATGTAAAGAATCAGGCAGCCTTCTGCCTACGATGCAGAATAAGAGAATCGTCATTGCAGACAGCGGAGCAGGAGGAGGATGTCAATTTGTTTAA